The following proteins come from a genomic window of Megalobrama amblycephala isolate DHTTF-2021 linkage group LG1, ASM1881202v1, whole genome shotgun sequence:
- the brsk1b gene encoding serine/threonine-protein kinase BRSK1 isoform X2 — translation MKVEREIAILKLIEHPHVLKLYDVYENNKYLYLVLEHVSGGELFDYLVKKGRLTPKEARKFFRQIISALDFCHSHSICHRDLKPENLLLDEKNNIRIADFGMASLQVGDSLLETSCGSPHYACPEVIRGEKYDGRRADVWSCGVILFALLVGALPFDHDNLRQLLEKVKSGVFHMPHFIPPDCQALLRGMIEVNPEKRLTLEEIQKHPWYQGGRNEPCPEQPPPRRVCVKRILSLTDLDPDVLESMHSLGCFRDRVKLTRDLQCEEENQEKLIYYLLLDRKERYPSYEDEHLPPRNDIDPPRKRVDSPMLTRHGRCRPERKSLEVLSVTDQGSPTPPRRALDTSAHSQRSRSVSGASTGLSSSPLSSPRSPVFTFSQTEVTSASTAQSKDPKAGSSTTPRASQRVPDQKTQTLPSKAASDRPHLQSMKSLPLQTPPSPSPSPSPLLSPIPRFFFPAPSVLKSVTKTIYPNSAHVSQVTPQGSPLPTPLGTPVHHPQHPPPTPPSSSSSSSSSRAEGGGGGVGGGSLSLTPPSSPGGSGGMAASSSAHWRTRLNSFKNNLLGSPRFHRRRLQVPTSEDMSSLTPESSPELAKKSWFGNFISLEREEQIFVVIRDKPLSSIKADIVHAFLSIPSLSHSVISQTSFRAEYKSSGGPSVFQKPVKFQVDIAFSEGEREREREKERDREGRRETGIYSVTFTLLSGPSRRFKRVVETIQAQLLSTHDQPSVQALADEKNGLSSRPPSTPTRQNSHRSESGGDRVERAERSDRGEGSSIGGSASVLQRKGSGKDKTRLLSSNGTQSQP, via the exons ATGAAA GTGGAGAGAGAGATAGCTATTCTTAAACTAATAGAGCACCCTCATGTCCTAAAACTGTATGATGTGTACGAGAATAACAAATATCT GTATCTAGTGTTGGAACATGTATCTGGTGGGGAGCTATTTGACTACCTGGTAAAGAAAGGCAGATTGACCCCTAAAGAAGCTCGAAAGTTCTTCAGACAAATCATATCTGCGCTAGACTTCTGTCACAGTCACTCTATATG CCACAGAGATCTTAAACCTGAAAACCTCCTGCTGGATGAGAAGAATAATATCAGGATTGCAGACTTTGGCATGGCCTCCCTACAGGTTGGGGACAGCCTGCTGGAGACCAGCTGTGG ATCACCCCATTATGCATGTCCTGAGGTCATCAGG GGAGAGAAATATGATGGACGTCGGGCAGATGTATGGAGCTGTGGGGTTATTCTCTTTGCTCTGTTGGTG GGAGCGTTGCCCTTTGACCATGATAACCTGCGTCAGCTGTTGGAGAAGGTGAAGAGTGGAGTATTTCACATGCCTCACTTCATTCCTCCAGACTGCCAGGCTCTCCTTCGTGGCATGATTGAGGTCAACCCTGAGAAACGCCTCACG tTGGAAGAAATACAAAAGCACCCCTGGTATCA AGGGGGCAGGAATGAGCCGTGTCCAGAGCAGCCACCCCCGAGGCGCGTGTGTGTGAAGAGGATTCTGTCTCTTACAGATCTGGACCCTGATGTTCTGGAGAGCATGCATTCCCTGGGCTGCTTCAGAGACCGTGTCAAGCTCACCAGAGACCTGCAATGTGAAGA AGAAAACCAGGAGAAGTTGATCTACTACCTTCTGTTGGACAGAAAGGAGCGTTACCCTAGTTATGAAGATGAACATCTTCCCCCTAGAAATGATATTG ATCCTCCCCGTAAGCGGGTGGACTCGCCCATGCTGACCCGTCATGGGCGCTGTCGGCCGGAGAGAAAGAGTCTGGAGGTACTGAGTGTGACAGACCAGGGCTCTCCAACACCTCCCCGCAGAGCACTGGATACCTCTGCACATAGCCAGAG GTCCCGGTCAGTTAGCGGAGCTTCAACCGGCCTCTCATCCAGTCCCCTCAGCAGTCCTCGA AGCCCAGTTTTCACTTTCAGCCAAACTGAAGTCACCTCTGCTTCCACCGCCCAGTCTAAAGACCCCAAAGCAGGAAGTTCCACCACACCCCGGGCATCCCAACGTGTACCTGACCAAAAAACCCAGACCCTGCCCTCAAAAGCAGCCTCTGACCGTCCCCACCTGCagtctatgaagtccctccccCTGCAGACTCCTCCGTCTCCTTCGCCTTCCCCCTCTCCGCTCCTGTCCCCCATCCCTCGCTTCTTCTTCCCTGCTCCTTCTGTCCTGAAGTCTGTCACTAAGACCATCTATCCTAACTCTGCCCATGTGTCGCAGGTTACCCCACAGGGCTCCCCACTCCCCACCCCTCTGGGGACCCCTGTGCACCATCCCCAGCACCCCCCACCCACCccgccctcctcctcctcctcttcttcctcctcaCGAGCTGAAGGaggtggtggtggtgtgggtGGTGGTTCCCTGTCCCTAACCCCACCCTCCAGTCCTGGGGGAAGTGGTGGAATGGCTGCCAGTAGTTCAGCCCACTGGAGGACACGACTCAACTCCTTCAAGAACAACCTGCTAGGATCGCCACGGTTCCATCGCCGAAGGCTACAGG TCCCTACATCAGAAGACATGTCCAGTTTAACTCCAGAGTCCAGCCCAGA GCTGGCAAAGAAGTCGTGGTTTGGAAATTTCATCAGTCTGGAGAGGGAAGAGCAAATTTTTGTGGTGATCAGAGACAAACCACTAAGCTCTATTAAGGCCGATATTGTCCATGCCTTTCTATCA ATTCCCTCCCTGAGTCACAGTGTGATCTCTCAGACGAGTTTCCGGGCAGAGTACAAGTCCTCTGGAGGTCCGTCTGTCTTCCAGAAGCCTGTCAAATTTCAGGTTGATATCGCTTTctctgaaggagagagagaacgagagagggagaaagagagagacagggaGGGAAGGAGGGAGACTGGCATTTACAGcgtcactttcaccctgttatCAG GTCCTAGTCGCAGGTTTAAAAGAGTGGTAGAGACCATTCAAGCTCAGCTTCTCAGTACACACGACCAGCCCTCTGTGCAGGCGCTTGCAG atgagaaaaatgGGCTTTCGTCTCGCCCACCCAGCACACCGACCCGTCAGAACTCTCATCGCTCGGAGAGCGGAGGTGATCGCGTTGAGCGAGCAGAGCGCAGCGATCGAGGAGAAGGGAGCAGTATTGGTGGTAGTGCGAGTGTTCTACAAAGGAAGGGGTCTGGCAAGGATAAAACTCGCCTCCTTTCCTCAAACGGGACCCAGTCTCAGCCCTAA
- the brsk1b gene encoding serine/threonine-protein kinase BRSK1 isoform X4: MASLQVGDSLLETSCGSPHYACPEVIRGEKYDGRRADVWSCGVILFALLVGALPFDHDNLRQLLEKVKSGVFHMPHFIPPDCQALLRGMIEVNPEKRLTLEEIQKHPWYQGGRNEPCPEQPPPRRVCVKRILSLTDLDPDVLESMHSLGCFRDRVKLTRDLQCEEENQEKLIYYLLLDRKERYPSYEDEHLPPRNDIDPPRKRVDSPMLTRHGRCRPERKSLEVLSVTDQGSPTPPRRALDTSAHSQRSRSVSGASTGLSSSPLSSPRSPVFTFSQTEVTSASTAQSKDPKAGSSTTPRASQRVPDQKTQTLPSKAASDRPHLQSMKSLPLQTPPSPSPSPSPLLSPIPRFFFPAPSVLKSVTKTIYPNSAHVSQVTPQGSPLPTPLGTPVHHPQHPPPTPPSSSSSSSSSRAEGGGGGVGGGSLSLTPPSSPGGSGGMAASSSAHWRTRLNSFKNNLLGSPRFHRRRLQVPTSEDMSSLTPESSPELAKKSWFGNFISLEREEQIFVVIRDKPLSSIKADIVHAFLSIPSLSHSVISQTSFRAEYKSSGGPSVFQKPVKFQVDIAFSEGEREREREKERDREGRRETGIYSVTFTLLSGPSRRFKRVVETIQAQLLSTHDQPSVQALADEKNGLSSRPPSTPTRQNSHRSESGGDRVERAERSDRGEGSSIGGSASVLQRKGSGKDKTRLLSSNGTQSQP; the protein is encoded by the exons ATGGCCTCCCTACAGGTTGGGGACAGCCTGCTGGAGACCAGCTGTGG ATCACCCCATTATGCATGTCCTGAGGTCATCAGG GGAGAGAAATATGATGGACGTCGGGCAGATGTATGGAGCTGTGGGGTTATTCTCTTTGCTCTGTTGGTG GGAGCGTTGCCCTTTGACCATGATAACCTGCGTCAGCTGTTGGAGAAGGTGAAGAGTGGAGTATTTCACATGCCTCACTTCATTCCTCCAGACTGCCAGGCTCTCCTTCGTGGCATGATTGAGGTCAACCCTGAGAAACGCCTCACG tTGGAAGAAATACAAAAGCACCCCTGGTATCA AGGGGGCAGGAATGAGCCGTGTCCAGAGCAGCCACCCCCGAGGCGCGTGTGTGTGAAGAGGATTCTGTCTCTTACAGATCTGGACCCTGATGTTCTGGAGAGCATGCATTCCCTGGGCTGCTTCAGAGACCGTGTCAAGCTCACCAGAGACCTGCAATGTGAAGA AGAAAACCAGGAGAAGTTGATCTACTACCTTCTGTTGGACAGAAAGGAGCGTTACCCTAGTTATGAAGATGAACATCTTCCCCCTAGAAATGATATTG ATCCTCCCCGTAAGCGGGTGGACTCGCCCATGCTGACCCGTCATGGGCGCTGTCGGCCGGAGAGAAAGAGTCTGGAGGTACTGAGTGTGACAGACCAGGGCTCTCCAACACCTCCCCGCAGAGCACTGGATACCTCTGCACATAGCCAGAG GTCCCGGTCAGTTAGCGGAGCTTCAACCGGCCTCTCATCCAGTCCCCTCAGCAGTCCTCGA AGCCCAGTTTTCACTTTCAGCCAAACTGAAGTCACCTCTGCTTCCACCGCCCAGTCTAAAGACCCCAAAGCAGGAAGTTCCACCACACCCCGGGCATCCCAACGTGTACCTGACCAAAAAACCCAGACCCTGCCCTCAAAAGCAGCCTCTGACCGTCCCCACCTGCagtctatgaagtccctccccCTGCAGACTCCTCCGTCTCCTTCGCCTTCCCCCTCTCCGCTCCTGTCCCCCATCCCTCGCTTCTTCTTCCCTGCTCCTTCTGTCCTGAAGTCTGTCACTAAGACCATCTATCCTAACTCTGCCCATGTGTCGCAGGTTACCCCACAGGGCTCCCCACTCCCCACCCCTCTGGGGACCCCTGTGCACCATCCCCAGCACCCCCCACCCACCccgccctcctcctcctcctcttcttcctcctcaCGAGCTGAAGGaggtggtggtggtgtgggtGGTGGTTCCCTGTCCCTAACCCCACCCTCCAGTCCTGGGGGAAGTGGTGGAATGGCTGCCAGTAGTTCAGCCCACTGGAGGACACGACTCAACTCCTTCAAGAACAACCTGCTAGGATCGCCACGGTTCCATCGCCGAAGGCTACAGG TCCCTACATCAGAAGACATGTCCAGTTTAACTCCAGAGTCCAGCCCAGA GCTGGCAAAGAAGTCGTGGTTTGGAAATTTCATCAGTCTGGAGAGGGAAGAGCAAATTTTTGTGGTGATCAGAGACAAACCACTAAGCTCTATTAAGGCCGATATTGTCCATGCCTTTCTATCA ATTCCCTCCCTGAGTCACAGTGTGATCTCTCAGACGAGTTTCCGGGCAGAGTACAAGTCCTCTGGAGGTCCGTCTGTCTTCCAGAAGCCTGTCAAATTTCAGGTTGATATCGCTTTctctgaaggagagagagaacgagagagggagaaagagagagacagggaGGGAAGGAGGGAGACTGGCATTTACAGcgtcactttcaccctgttatCAG GTCCTAGTCGCAGGTTTAAAAGAGTGGTAGAGACCATTCAAGCTCAGCTTCTCAGTACACACGACCAGCCCTCTGTGCAGGCGCTTGCAG atgagaaaaatgGGCTTTCGTCTCGCCCACCCAGCACACCGACCCGTCAGAACTCTCATCGCTCGGAGAGCGGAGGTGATCGCGTTGAGCGAGCAGAGCGCAGCGATCGAGGAGAAGGGAGCAGTATTGGTGGTAGTGCGAGTGTTCTACAAAGGAAGGGGTCTGGCAAGGATAAAACTCGCCTCCTTTCCTCAAACGGGACCCAGTCTCAGCCCTAA
- the brsk1b gene encoding serine/threonine-protein kinase BRSK1 isoform X1 — MSSKELSGSQAAQYVGPYRLEKTLGKGQTGLVKLGVHCITGQKVAIKIVNREKLSESVLMKVEREIAILKLIEHPHVLKLYDVYENNKYLYLVLEHVSGGELFDYLVKKGRLTPKEARKFFRQIISALDFCHSHSICHRDLKPENLLLDEKNNIRIADFGMASLQVGDSLLETSCGSPHYACPEVIRGEKYDGRRADVWSCGVILFALLVGALPFDHDNLRQLLEKVKSGVFHMPHFIPPDCQALLRGMIEVNPEKRLTLEEIQKHPWYQGGRNEPCPEQPPPRRVCVKRILSLTDLDPDVLESMHSLGCFRDRVKLTRDLQCEEENQEKLIYYLLLDRKERYPSYEDEHLPPRNDIDPPRKRVDSPMLTRHGRCRPERKSLEVLSVTDQGSPTPPRRALDTSAHSQRSRSVSGASTGLSSSPLSSPRSPVFTFSQTEVTSASTAQSKDPKAGSSTTPRASQRVPDQKTQTLPSKAASDRPHLQSMKSLPLQTPPSPSPSPSPLLSPIPRFFFPAPSVLKSVTKTIYPNSAHVSQVTPQGSPLPTPLGTPVHHPQHPPPTPPSSSSSSSSSRAEGGGGGVGGGSLSLTPPSSPGGSGGMAASSSAHWRTRLNSFKNNLLGSPRFHRRRLQVPTSEDMSSLTPESSPELAKKSWFGNFISLEREEQIFVVIRDKPLSSIKADIVHAFLSIPSLSHSVISQTSFRAEYKSSGGPSVFQKPVKFQVDIAFSEGEREREREKERDREGRRETGIYSVTFTLLSGPSRRFKRVVETIQAQLLSTHDQPSVQALADEKNGLSSRPPSTPTRQNSHRSESGGDRVERAERSDRGEGSSIGGSASVLQRKGSGKDKTRLLSSNGTQSQP, encoded by the exons ATGTCCAGTAAGGAGTTGTCGGGGAGTCAGGCAGCTCAGTATGTCGGGCCCTACCGACTGGAAAAGACGCTGGGGAAGGGCCAGACAG GTCTGGTGAAGTTAGGAGTTCACTGTATCACAGGACAGAAGGTGGCCATAAAAATAGTTAACAGAGAAAAGCTATCAGAGTCTGTTCTTATGAAA GTGGAGAGAGAGATAGCTATTCTTAAACTAATAGAGCACCCTCATGTCCTAAAACTGTATGATGTGTACGAGAATAACAAATATCT GTATCTAGTGTTGGAACATGTATCTGGTGGGGAGCTATTTGACTACCTGGTAAAGAAAGGCAGATTGACCCCTAAAGAAGCTCGAAAGTTCTTCAGACAAATCATATCTGCGCTAGACTTCTGTCACAGTCACTCTATATG CCACAGAGATCTTAAACCTGAAAACCTCCTGCTGGATGAGAAGAATAATATCAGGATTGCAGACTTTGGCATGGCCTCCCTACAGGTTGGGGACAGCCTGCTGGAGACCAGCTGTGG ATCACCCCATTATGCATGTCCTGAGGTCATCAGG GGAGAGAAATATGATGGACGTCGGGCAGATGTATGGAGCTGTGGGGTTATTCTCTTTGCTCTGTTGGTG GGAGCGTTGCCCTTTGACCATGATAACCTGCGTCAGCTGTTGGAGAAGGTGAAGAGTGGAGTATTTCACATGCCTCACTTCATTCCTCCAGACTGCCAGGCTCTCCTTCGTGGCATGATTGAGGTCAACCCTGAGAAACGCCTCACG tTGGAAGAAATACAAAAGCACCCCTGGTATCA AGGGGGCAGGAATGAGCCGTGTCCAGAGCAGCCACCCCCGAGGCGCGTGTGTGTGAAGAGGATTCTGTCTCTTACAGATCTGGACCCTGATGTTCTGGAGAGCATGCATTCCCTGGGCTGCTTCAGAGACCGTGTCAAGCTCACCAGAGACCTGCAATGTGAAGA AGAAAACCAGGAGAAGTTGATCTACTACCTTCTGTTGGACAGAAAGGAGCGTTACCCTAGTTATGAAGATGAACATCTTCCCCCTAGAAATGATATTG ATCCTCCCCGTAAGCGGGTGGACTCGCCCATGCTGACCCGTCATGGGCGCTGTCGGCCGGAGAGAAAGAGTCTGGAGGTACTGAGTGTGACAGACCAGGGCTCTCCAACACCTCCCCGCAGAGCACTGGATACCTCTGCACATAGCCAGAG GTCCCGGTCAGTTAGCGGAGCTTCAACCGGCCTCTCATCCAGTCCCCTCAGCAGTCCTCGA AGCCCAGTTTTCACTTTCAGCCAAACTGAAGTCACCTCTGCTTCCACCGCCCAGTCTAAAGACCCCAAAGCAGGAAGTTCCACCACACCCCGGGCATCCCAACGTGTACCTGACCAAAAAACCCAGACCCTGCCCTCAAAAGCAGCCTCTGACCGTCCCCACCTGCagtctatgaagtccctccccCTGCAGACTCCTCCGTCTCCTTCGCCTTCCCCCTCTCCGCTCCTGTCCCCCATCCCTCGCTTCTTCTTCCCTGCTCCTTCTGTCCTGAAGTCTGTCACTAAGACCATCTATCCTAACTCTGCCCATGTGTCGCAGGTTACCCCACAGGGCTCCCCACTCCCCACCCCTCTGGGGACCCCTGTGCACCATCCCCAGCACCCCCCACCCACCccgccctcctcctcctcctcttcttcctcctcaCGAGCTGAAGGaggtggtggtggtgtgggtGGTGGTTCCCTGTCCCTAACCCCACCCTCCAGTCCTGGGGGAAGTGGTGGAATGGCTGCCAGTAGTTCAGCCCACTGGAGGACACGACTCAACTCCTTCAAGAACAACCTGCTAGGATCGCCACGGTTCCATCGCCGAAGGCTACAGG TCCCTACATCAGAAGACATGTCCAGTTTAACTCCAGAGTCCAGCCCAGA GCTGGCAAAGAAGTCGTGGTTTGGAAATTTCATCAGTCTGGAGAGGGAAGAGCAAATTTTTGTGGTGATCAGAGACAAACCACTAAGCTCTATTAAGGCCGATATTGTCCATGCCTTTCTATCA ATTCCCTCCCTGAGTCACAGTGTGATCTCTCAGACGAGTTTCCGGGCAGAGTACAAGTCCTCTGGAGGTCCGTCTGTCTTCCAGAAGCCTGTCAAATTTCAGGTTGATATCGCTTTctctgaaggagagagagaacgagagagggagaaagagagagacagggaGGGAAGGAGGGAGACTGGCATTTACAGcgtcactttcaccctgttatCAG GTCCTAGTCGCAGGTTTAAAAGAGTGGTAGAGACCATTCAAGCTCAGCTTCTCAGTACACACGACCAGCCCTCTGTGCAGGCGCTTGCAG atgagaaaaatgGGCTTTCGTCTCGCCCACCCAGCACACCGACCCGTCAGAACTCTCATCGCTCGGAGAGCGGAGGTGATCGCGTTGAGCGAGCAGAGCGCAGCGATCGAGGAGAAGGGAGCAGTATTGGTGGTAGTGCGAGTGTTCTACAAAGGAAGGGGTCTGGCAAGGATAAAACTCGCCTCCTTTCCTCAAACGGGACCCAGTCTCAGCCCTAA
- the brsk1b gene encoding serine/threonine-protein kinase BRSK2 isoform X3 yields MSSKELSGSQAAQYVGPYRLEKTLGKGQTGLVKLGVHCITGQKVAIKIVNREKLSESVLMKVEREIAILKLIEHPHVLKLYDVYENNKYLYLVLEHVSGGELFDYLVKKGRLTPKEARKFFRQIISALDFCHSHSICHRDLKPENLLLDEKNNIRIADFGMASLQVGDSLLETSCGSPHYACPEVIRGEKYDGRRADVWSCGVILFALLVGALPFDHDNLRQLLEKVKSGVFHMPHFIPPDCQALLRGMIEVNPEKRLTLEEIQKHPWYQGGRNEPCPEQPPPRRVCVKRILSLTDLDPDVLESMHSLGCFRDRVKLTRDLQCEEENQEKLIYYLLLDRKERYPSYEDEHLPPRNDIDPPRKRVDSPMLTRHGRCRPERKSLEVLSVTDQGSPTPPRRALDTSAHSQRSRSVSGASTGLSSSPLSSPRVTPQGSPLPTPLGTPVHHPQHPPPTPPSSSSSSSSSRAEGGGGGVGGGSLSLTPPSSPGGSGGMAASSSAHWRTRLNSFKNNLLGSPRFHRRRLQVPTSEDMSSLTPESSPELAKKSWFGNFISLEREEQIFVVIRDKPLSSIKADIVHAFLSIPSLSHSVISQTSFRAEYKSSGGPSVFQKPVKFQVDIAFSEGEREREREKERDREGRRETGIYSVTFTLLSGPSRRFKRVVETIQAQLLSTHDQPSVQALADEKNGLSSRPPSTPTRQNSHRSESGGDRVERAERSDRGEGSSIGGSASVLQRKGSGKDKTRLLSSNGTQSQP; encoded by the exons ATGTCCAGTAAGGAGTTGTCGGGGAGTCAGGCAGCTCAGTATGTCGGGCCCTACCGACTGGAAAAGACGCTGGGGAAGGGCCAGACAG GTCTGGTGAAGTTAGGAGTTCACTGTATCACAGGACAGAAGGTGGCCATAAAAATAGTTAACAGAGAAAAGCTATCAGAGTCTGTTCTTATGAAA GTGGAGAGAGAGATAGCTATTCTTAAACTAATAGAGCACCCTCATGTCCTAAAACTGTATGATGTGTACGAGAATAACAAATATCT GTATCTAGTGTTGGAACATGTATCTGGTGGGGAGCTATTTGACTACCTGGTAAAGAAAGGCAGATTGACCCCTAAAGAAGCTCGAAAGTTCTTCAGACAAATCATATCTGCGCTAGACTTCTGTCACAGTCACTCTATATG CCACAGAGATCTTAAACCTGAAAACCTCCTGCTGGATGAGAAGAATAATATCAGGATTGCAGACTTTGGCATGGCCTCCCTACAGGTTGGGGACAGCCTGCTGGAGACCAGCTGTGG ATCACCCCATTATGCATGTCCTGAGGTCATCAGG GGAGAGAAATATGATGGACGTCGGGCAGATGTATGGAGCTGTGGGGTTATTCTCTTTGCTCTGTTGGTG GGAGCGTTGCCCTTTGACCATGATAACCTGCGTCAGCTGTTGGAGAAGGTGAAGAGTGGAGTATTTCACATGCCTCACTTCATTCCTCCAGACTGCCAGGCTCTCCTTCGTGGCATGATTGAGGTCAACCCTGAGAAACGCCTCACG tTGGAAGAAATACAAAAGCACCCCTGGTATCA AGGGGGCAGGAATGAGCCGTGTCCAGAGCAGCCACCCCCGAGGCGCGTGTGTGTGAAGAGGATTCTGTCTCTTACAGATCTGGACCCTGATGTTCTGGAGAGCATGCATTCCCTGGGCTGCTTCAGAGACCGTGTCAAGCTCACCAGAGACCTGCAATGTGAAGA AGAAAACCAGGAGAAGTTGATCTACTACCTTCTGTTGGACAGAAAGGAGCGTTACCCTAGTTATGAAGATGAACATCTTCCCCCTAGAAATGATATTG ATCCTCCCCGTAAGCGGGTGGACTCGCCCATGCTGACCCGTCATGGGCGCTGTCGGCCGGAGAGAAAGAGTCTGGAGGTACTGAGTGTGACAGACCAGGGCTCTCCAACACCTCCCCGCAGAGCACTGGATACCTCTGCACATAGCCAGAG GTCCCGGTCAGTTAGCGGAGCTTCAACCGGCCTCTCATCCAGTCCCCTCAGCAGTCCTCGA GTTACCCCACAGGGCTCCCCACTCCCCACCCCTCTGGGGACCCCTGTGCACCATCCCCAGCACCCCCCACCCACCccgccctcctcctcctcctcttcttcctcctcaCGAGCTGAAGGaggtggtggtggtgtgggtGGTGGTTCCCTGTCCCTAACCCCACCCTCCAGTCCTGGGGGAAGTGGTGGAATGGCTGCCAGTAGTTCAGCCCACTGGAGGACACGACTCAACTCCTTCAAGAACAACCTGCTAGGATCGCCACGGTTCCATCGCCGAAGGCTACAGG TCCCTACATCAGAAGACATGTCCAGTTTAACTCCAGAGTCCAGCCCAGA GCTGGCAAAGAAGTCGTGGTTTGGAAATTTCATCAGTCTGGAGAGGGAAGAGCAAATTTTTGTGGTGATCAGAGACAAACCACTAAGCTCTATTAAGGCCGATATTGTCCATGCCTTTCTATCA ATTCCCTCCCTGAGTCACAGTGTGATCTCTCAGACGAGTTTCCGGGCAGAGTACAAGTCCTCTGGAGGTCCGTCTGTCTTCCAGAAGCCTGTCAAATTTCAGGTTGATATCGCTTTctctgaaggagagagagaacgagagagggagaaagagagagacagggaGGGAAGGAGGGAGACTGGCATTTACAGcgtcactttcaccctgttatCAG GTCCTAGTCGCAGGTTTAAAAGAGTGGTAGAGACCATTCAAGCTCAGCTTCTCAGTACACACGACCAGCCCTCTGTGCAGGCGCTTGCAG atgagaaaaatgGGCTTTCGTCTCGCCCACCCAGCACACCGACCCGTCAGAACTCTCATCGCTCGGAGAGCGGAGGTGATCGCGTTGAGCGAGCAGAGCGCAGCGATCGAGGAGAAGGGAGCAGTATTGGTGGTAGTGCGAGTGTTCTACAAAGGAAGGGGTCTGGCAAGGATAAAACTCGCCTCCTTTCCTCAAACGGGACCCAGTCTCAGCCCTAA